A single Cyclopterus lumpus isolate fCycLum1 chromosome 3, fCycLum1.pri, whole genome shotgun sequence DNA region contains:
- the irf8 gene encoding interferon regulatory factor 8: MNNSGGRRLKQWLVEQIQSGQYSGLQWEDESRTMFRIPWKHAGKQDYNQEVDASIFKAWAVFKGKFKEGEKAEPATWKTRLRCALNKSPDFEEVTERSQLDISEPYKVYRIVPEEDQKHGKSSVMTMTATTSSGDITDMDCSPAEIEELIKEEEGCSIQASPEYWSQGSINAFHLHQEPLPSGNLSSAFSQMMISFYYGGKLMHTTPVTHPEGCRISPQQHLGRGALYSSDSMQSVHFPPAELIEYDRQRHVTRKLLGHLERGVLVRANQEGIFIKRLCQSRVFWSGLGEGPSQYSPMPCKLERDAVVKIFDTGKFLQALQLYQEGQFPAPDPAVTLCFGEELHDLSNAKSKLIIVQLTMVNCQHLLEAVNMRRSQPYCNNPNLEMSDNAASDQMALIYQDLCSYSGPQRPACYRDNMPITA, translated from the exons ATGAATAATTCGGGAGGTCGGAGACTGAAGCAGTGGCTGGTGGAGCAGATCCAGAGCGGGCAGTACTCCGGACTGCAGTGGGAGGATGAAAGCCGCACTATGTTTCGAATTCCATGGAAACACGCAGGGAAACAGGATTACAACCAAGAAGTAGACGCGTCCATTTTTAAG GCCTGGGCTGTGTTTAAAGGCAAGTTTAAGGAGGGGGAAAAGGCTGAGCCTGCAACATGGAAGACCAGACTCCGCTGTGCCCTGAATAAAAGCCCTGACTTTGAGGAGGTGACAGAAAGGTCACAGCTGGACATCTCTGAGCCCTATAAAGTCTACCGCATTGTACCCGAGGAAGACCAGAAGC ATGGCAAAAGCTCAGTGATGACCATGACAGCTACCACCAGCTCTGGTGATATCACTGACATGGACTGCAGCCCTGCAGAGATAGAGGAGCTCATTAAAGAG GAGGAAGGCTGTAGTATACAGGCCAGTCCAGAGTATTGGTCCCAGGGCAGCATCAATG CTTTTCATCTGCATCAGGAGCCTTTGCCATCAGGCAATCTAAGCTCAG CTTTCTCCCAGATGATGATCAGTTTCTACTATGGAGGAAAACTGATGCACACCACACCTGTCACTCATCCTGAAGGCTGCCGGATCTCCCCACAACAGCACCTGGGTCGTGGAGCTCTATACAGTTCAGACAGCATGCAGAGCGTTCATTTCCCTCCTGCTGAGCTCATCGAGTACGACCGCCAGCGCCACGTCACACGCAAGCTCCTGGGCCACCTGGAGAGAGGTGTCCTGGTCCGTGCCAACCAAGAGGGCATCTTCATCAAAAGGCTGTGCCAGAGCCGAGTCTTCTGGAGCGGGCTGGGAGAAGGGCCTTCACAATACAGCCCCATGCCATGTAAACTTGAGAGAGATGCTGTAGTCAAGATCTTTGACACAGGAAAGTTTCTTCAAG CTCTACAGCTGTACCAGGAGGGTCAGTTTCCTGCTCCTGATCCCGCAGTGACTTTGTGTTTCGGTGAGGAGCTGCATGATCTGAGCAATGCCAAGAGCAAACTGATTATTGTGCAG CTCACGATGGTGAACTGCCAGCACCTGCTGGAGGCAGTGAACATGCGTCGCTCCCAGCCCTACTGCAACAACCCAAACCTGGAGATGTCTGACAATGCGGCCAGTGACCAGATGGCCCTCATCTACCAGGACCTGTGCAGCTACAGCGGCCCCCAGAGGCCAGCCTGCTACAGGGACAACATGCCCATCACTGCCTGA